The following DNA comes from Mucisphaera calidilacus.
CGCGCAAGCAACGCGACCTTGATCTCGACGACGTCCATCCCGACCTGACGAAGGTGGCCACCCAGACGCATCAACGTGTTGTTGCGATTTCCCTCGGGAATCACATCGCCCTCGTCGCCTGACACAGCACCCGAATGCTTCGCGTTCGCATCGGTTCCGGCGGCGATCCGATCGAGTAGCCACTTCGGTGCATCGGCAATCGCACACCCGCCCGGCTCCTGATCCAGCAGCCAGTTGTAGGTGCTGCCCGACTTGTGATCACTCGGCGGCAGGATCACGTACCCACCGTCGCCCTTGATGTCGATGCCCGAAGCGACCTGTCCGGTCGAACACTTCACCCGCTGGCCCGGCCAGTTGAGATAGATGTGTCGGCCACCGCCCCCGGTCTGACACTCAACCGTATGGGGCAACGGGCCGTGTTCGGCTTCGAGTTCATCGAGGAGCACGTCGCCGCCGTGGCGCGGGTCGATGTCCACGACGAACACGCCAGATTCTTCACCTGTTCGCAGCGCGATCGCGGCATCGGGCCACCGCCCCCGGACGCCCCACCACTCACGGATCGTGTCCATGTCAGTGGTGGCGGTATAGAAGCCTTTGTCCACCAGCGGCTGGTGACCCGTCGGATGGCACGGAAACACCGGCCACCCCATCTCGGCGTATCGAACAGCCGTATCAACCAGTTCCTGTTGACGATCGCTCATCGGCGGCCCCCCTTCACGGCGGGGTTTGCGGGGGCGGGGCAGCCGTCAGCGATCCACTGCTCGATCTCACCGCGGTTCCAACGCACCAGTGCTCCCAGCCGCACCGGGCGGGGCATACGACCGGCGTCATTGAGCCGGTACACGGTGCGCGTCGAGCAGTTGAGCAGGCGGGCAACCTGGTTGATGGTGAGCATTGCAGGCAAGACGCCCGGGCCTGCATTCCGGGGGCGGCCGTCGGTTCGGTCGACGGTGGCGCGGTTCGAGTCGGTCATGTTTGGACCTTCCTCTGTGGGGATTCGGTTGCCGAACACGACCGTCGCGTTCGGACAGAGGAAGGCACGAGGGGACATCCCCACCCCCGGAGGAGCCCGCACCATGCGCGCAAGGGCATGAATCCCCGGTTAGAAGCGGTGTCTGCTGAAAATGAAGTGGGTATCCCCAGTTGTAGGTGGGGACGGGTGGGGATGACAGCGGGCGCTATTCGAAGTCGTCGTCGCAGCCCATCAGGATCGCTACGTTCTGGCGCACCTGATCGTCGGTCATCTCGCCTTCATTGAAACTGTCTATCAATGCCTTGGCGCTCT
Coding sequences within:
- a CDS encoding helix-turn-helix transcriptional regulator, which gives rise to MTDSNRATVDRTDGRPRNAGPGVLPAMLTINQVARLLNCSTRTVYRLNDAGRMPRPVRLGALVRWNRGEIEQWIADGCPAPANPAVKGGRR